Proteins co-encoded in one Bradyrhizobium sp. 170 genomic window:
- a CDS encoding class I SAM-dependent methyltransferase, whose amino-acid sequence MEDAGRQAHWENVYTTKRENEVSWFQQSPAPSLELIVQAGAVSNSAIIDIGGGASRLVDNLVEQGFEDVTVLDLSGAALEAAKARLGARADRVHWLVADATIWEPEKRYDIWHDRAAFHFLTDEKDRAAYIERLGRGLKAGGHAIIATFALDGPEKCSGLPVARYDAASLGQALGSGFHLDHTQRHEHATPWGSHQLFQFSVFRRER is encoded by the coding sequence ATGGAAGATGCTGGCCGTCAGGCCCATTGGGAGAACGTCTACACGACGAAGCGCGAGAACGAGGTCAGCTGGTTTCAGCAAAGCCCGGCGCCTTCGCTCGAATTGATCGTGCAGGCAGGCGCTGTCAGCAATTCGGCCATCATCGACATCGGCGGCGGCGCTTCGCGGCTGGTGGACAATCTCGTCGAGCAGGGGTTTGAGGATGTCACCGTGCTCGATCTGTCGGGCGCGGCATTGGAGGCTGCCAAGGCTCGCCTCGGAGCGCGTGCCGACCGAGTTCACTGGCTGGTGGCGGACGCGACGATCTGGGAGCCGGAGAAGCGATACGACATCTGGCACGACCGGGCGGCGTTCCACTTTCTCACCGACGAGAAAGACCGCGCCGCCTATATCGAGCGCCTCGGACGAGGATTGAAAGCCGGAGGGCACGCCATCATCGCCACCTTCGCGCTCGACGGCCCTGAAAAGTGCAGCGGTCTGCCGGTCGCGCGTTACGACGCCGCAAGCCTCGGGCAGGCGCTCGGTTCGGGGTTTCACCTGGACCACACCCAACGGCACGAACACGCAACCCCCTGGGGCTCGCACCAGCTCTTCCAGTTCAGCGTTTTCAGGCGCGAGCGCTGA
- a CDS encoding FixH family protein: MKAIQYSRTLWVALTGAALTCVATVALADIKNYEFRLVEPTVKTGPDKTIAVKLVDKTTGKPVPDAVIFATRLDMAPDAMQEMVTKVTPLPGSEPGTYRFKATFGMAGRWQLSLGAKVQGETGTVENKLVIQADQ; the protein is encoded by the coding sequence ATGAAGGCCATTCAATATTCGCGCACCCTTTGGGTTGCGTTGACCGGCGCTGCCCTGACCTGCGTCGCCACCGTCGCGCTCGCCGACATCAAGAACTACGAGTTCAGGCTGGTCGAGCCGACCGTCAAGACCGGTCCCGACAAAACTATCGCCGTGAAGCTCGTCGACAAGACGACGGGAAAGCCTGTTCCGGACGCGGTCATTTTCGCCACGCGCCTCGACATGGCTCCGGATGCCATGCAGGAGATGGTCACCAAGGTCACCCCGCTTCCGGGATCGGAGCCGGGCACCTACCGGTTCAAGGCCACCTTTGGCATGGCTGGCCGGTGGCAATTGTCGCTCGGCGCGAAGGTGCAGGGTGAAACCGGCACGGTCGAAAACAAACTCGTCATCCAGGCCGACCAATGA
- a CDS encoding efflux RND transporter periplasmic adaptor subunit: MKRSVMVAIAAAVTAVAIAGALSRPYLWPSRETKHAHVMEQARAEPAVAAIYYQDPDGKTLYSLTPKKTPDGRDYRAVPRGADISFDDPAEVAAAPPADRKIKYYRNPMGLPDVSPTPKKDSMGMDYIPVYEGEDSDDGSVKVSPGKIQRTGVKSEPAARRVIRTAIRAPGTVQLDERRVSVIAMRAETYLQSVADVTTGTFVKKGQPLMQVYSPAVSSAAAEYVTTLTSRTTAGEPSYGRGSRQRLMNLDVPDAVITAIERTRVVPVTVEWSAPRDGIVLERNAVQGMRAQPGDVLFRVADTSVVWALIDVAERDLGSLAVGQPVTVRARSFAARDFSGKIAVVYPQVNRETRTARVRIELDNSDLALLPDMYVDADIEIGGSEPVLAVPDSSVLDTGSRQVVLVDKGEGRFEPRDVQIGRRGGSLIEIRSGVKDGEPVVVAANFLIDAESNLKAALKGFAEGAQQ, from the coding sequence ATGAAACGGTCAGTCATGGTTGCGATCGCTGCTGCCGTCACGGCTGTGGCGATCGCTGGCGCCCTCTCGCGTCCATATCTCTGGCCGAGCAGAGAGACGAAGCACGCACACGTCATGGAGCAGGCGCGCGCCGAACCGGCTGTTGCTGCGATCTACTATCAGGATCCGGACGGCAAGACTTTGTATTCGCTGACGCCGAAGAAGACGCCTGACGGCCGCGACTACCGCGCCGTTCCCCGGGGCGCCGACATCAGTTTCGACGATCCGGCGGAAGTGGCGGCCGCGCCGCCCGCCGACCGCAAGATCAAGTATTACCGCAACCCGATGGGTCTGCCAGATGTTTCGCCGACGCCGAAGAAGGATTCGATGGGAATGGATTACATCCCCGTCTATGAAGGCGAGGACAGCGACGACGGATCGGTCAAGGTCTCGCCGGGAAAGATCCAGCGGACCGGCGTCAAATCGGAGCCCGCCGCCCGGCGCGTGATCCGTACCGCGATCCGCGCGCCGGGTACAGTGCAGCTCGATGAGCGCCGCGTCTCGGTGATCGCGATGCGCGCGGAAACCTACCTGCAATCGGTTGCCGACGTCACGACTGGCACCTTCGTCAAGAAGGGACAGCCTTTGATGCAGGTCTACAGTCCCGCAGTTTCCAGTGCGGCCGCCGAATATGTGACGACCTTGACGTCCAGGACTACGGCGGGCGAACCCTCCTACGGACGCGGCTCGCGGCAACGGTTGATGAATCTCGACGTGCCCGACGCGGTGATCACCGCGATCGAACGGACGCGGGTCGTTCCCGTGACCGTCGAGTGGTCGGCCCCGCGCGATGGCATCGTACTGGAACGCAACGCGGTCCAGGGCATGCGAGCTCAACCGGGCGACGTGCTCTTCCGCGTCGCCGACACCTCGGTTGTCTGGGCATTGATCGACGTGGCCGAGCGCGACCTCGGCTCGCTTGCGGTCGGACAGCCCGTAACCGTCCGGGCGCGCAGCTTCGCCGCGCGGGACTTCTCCGGAAAAATCGCGGTCGTCTACCCCCAGGTCAACCGCGAGACACGGACAGCCCGCGTTCGGATCGAACTCGACAATTCAGATCTGGCGTTACTGCCGGACATGTACGTCGATGCCGACATCGAGATTGGCGGCTCGGAGCCCGTTCTGGCGGTTCCCGACAGTTCGGTGCTCGATACGGGCTCTCGGCAGGTCGTTCTGGTCGACAAGGGCGAGGGCCGGTTCGAACCTCGCGACGTCCAGATCGGCCGCCGGGGCGGCAGCCTGATCGAAATCCGCAGCGGGGTGAAGGACGGAGAGCCCGTTGTCGTTGCGGCCAATTTTCTGATCGATGCGGAGAGTAACCTGAAGGCCGCTCTCAAGGGCTTTGCCGAGGGAGCTCAGCAATGA
- a CDS encoding efflux RND transporter permease subunit, with translation MIARLIAWSARNLLLVLFGTGFAAAAGIYALVHLPLDAIPDLSDTQVIVYTEYPGQAPQVIEDQVTYPLTTAMLTVPKSKVVRGFSFFGVSFVYVIFEDGTDIYWARSRVLEFLNGATSRIPAGVTPTIGPDATGVGWVYQYAIVSKELNLSDTRTIQDWNLKFALAKAEGVAEVASVGGFVKQYNVILDPQRMRDRGITMQKMREAIRASNADVGGRTVELSEFEYVIRGKGYLKSINDLGNVVLKVSNGTPVLLRDVARVELGPDERRGITELNGEGEVASGIVLQRFGVNALNVIENVKKRFQEIASSLPKSVEIVPVYDRSNLIYAAIDTLKHTLFEESVVVALVCIVFLLHVRSALVAILMLPVGVLMAFGAMKLLGIGSNIMSLGGIAIAIGAMVDAAIVMIENAHKHLERAEPGQSRVAILIEAAAQVGPALFFSLLIITVSFMPIFTLESQEGRLFSPLAFTKTFAMAAAALLSVTLVPALMVIFVRGKIVPEHKNPINRFLIWIYRPVIKSVMRAKSLVILIALAVLAVTVWPARQLGTEFMPNLNEGTLLYMPTTLPGISVTKSAELMQTQDRIIRSFPEVESVYGKAGRAATATDPAPSEMYETVVNLKPKQEWRAGVTIDSLIAEMDKALQFPGVSNAWTMPIKARIDMLSTGIRTPVGVKVIGTDLVEIDKLAKQIEQVLKAVPGTSSAYAERGIGGYYLEITPDREAMARYGIMVQDVQDTIATALGGQTVTTTVEGRQRFSVNMRYPRDLRDNPKAIASDVLVPMPAGGAVPLGEVAKIAPARGPSSIRTENGQLATYIYVDIRDRDLGGYVAEAQRAVQASIQFPPGYYVMWSGQYEYLERATARLKIVVPATLLIIFLLLYLNFRSVTETMIVMLSLPFALVGGFWLMWWLGFNLSVAVAVGFIALAGVAAETGVVMLIYLNQALAEIKGRREAEGRALTRSDLYDAIMEGAVERVRPKMMTVVAIMAGLLPIMWSSGTGSEIMQRIAVPMIGGMISSTLLTLIVIPAIFGLVKGFGLKDMEDSAGAPPSIASPVGPRKVPESADCNQIRRTVELTR, from the coding sequence ATGATTGCCCGCTTGATCGCCTGGTCGGCCCGTAACCTGCTGCTGGTGCTGTTCGGCACCGGCTTCGCTGCTGCGGCGGGTATCTACGCGCTCGTCCATCTGCCGCTGGACGCCATCCCCGACCTCTCTGACACGCAGGTCATCGTCTACACGGAGTACCCCGGCCAGGCGCCCCAGGTCATCGAGGACCAGGTCACCTATCCCTTGACGACGGCGATGCTGACGGTACCGAAGTCGAAAGTCGTTCGCGGCTTCTCGTTCTTCGGCGTCTCGTTCGTCTACGTCATTTTTGAAGACGGGACCGACATCTATTGGGCGCGCTCGCGGGTGCTCGAATTCCTGAACGGCGCGACCTCACGCATTCCCGCCGGCGTGACGCCGACCATCGGCCCGGATGCGACCGGTGTCGGCTGGGTTTACCAATATGCTATCGTGTCGAAGGAGCTGAACCTTTCCGACACCCGCACGATTCAGGACTGGAATCTGAAGTTCGCGCTCGCCAAGGCCGAAGGCGTCGCGGAAGTGGCGAGCGTCGGCGGCTTCGTCAAGCAGTACAATGTGATCCTCGATCCGCAGCGCATGCGCGACCGCGGCATCACCATGCAGAAGATGCGCGAGGCGATCCGTGCCAGCAACGCTGACGTTGGCGGCCGCACCGTCGAGCTGTCCGAATTCGAATACGTCATCCGTGGCAAGGGCTATCTGAAGAGCATCAACGATCTCGGCAACGTCGTGCTGAAAGTGAGCAACGGCACGCCGGTGTTGCTGCGCGACGTCGCCCGGGTGGAGCTCGGCCCCGACGAGCGGCGCGGCATCACCGAACTGAACGGGGAGGGCGAGGTCGCGAGCGGTATCGTGCTGCAGCGCTTTGGCGTCAACGCACTCAACGTCATCGAGAACGTCAAGAAGCGTTTCCAGGAAATCGCAAGCAGCCTGCCGAAGTCGGTCGAGATTGTTCCGGTCTACGACCGCTCGAACCTGATATACGCAGCAATCGACACGCTCAAGCACACGCTGTTCGAGGAGAGCGTCGTCGTCGCATTGGTCTGCATCGTGTTCCTGCTGCACGTCCGCAGCGCGCTGGTCGCCATCCTGATGCTGCCGGTCGGCGTGCTGATGGCCTTCGGTGCGATGAAATTGCTGGGGATTGGCTCCAACATCATGAGCCTCGGCGGCATTGCGATCGCGATCGGCGCCATGGTGGATGCGGCGATCGTCATGATCGAGAATGCCCACAAGCACCTCGAACGGGCCGAGCCTGGACAGTCGCGGGTCGCGATCCTGATCGAGGCGGCCGCCCAGGTCGGGCCGGCGTTGTTCTTCAGCCTGCTGATTATCACCGTGTCATTCATGCCGATCTTCACGCTGGAGTCGCAGGAAGGACGGCTGTTCAGTCCACTGGCTTTCACAAAGACTTTCGCCATGGCTGCCGCCGCGCTTCTCTCGGTGACGCTTGTGCCGGCGCTAATGGTGATCTTCGTCCGCGGCAAGATCGTTCCCGAGCACAAAAACCCGATCAACCGCTTCTTGATCTGGATCTATCGGCCCGTCATCAAGAGCGTCATGCGCGCCAAGTCTCTCGTGATCCTGATCGCGCTCGCCGTTCTGGCCGTGACGGTGTGGCCAGCTCGGCAGCTCGGCACCGAGTTCATGCCCAATTTGAACGAGGGCACGCTGCTCTACATGCCGACAACATTGCCGGGCATCTCTGTCACCAAGTCCGCTGAACTGATGCAGACACAGGATCGGATCATCCGGTCTTTTCCGGAAGTCGAATCCGTCTACGGCAAGGCAGGCCGCGCCGCGACCGCAACCGATCCGGCGCCGTCGGAAATGTACGAGACCGTCGTCAATCTCAAGCCAAAGCAGGAGTGGCGGGCCGGCGTGACGATCGACAGCCTGATCGCGGAGATGGACAAGGCGCTACAGTTTCCCGGCGTCTCCAACGCCTGGACCATGCCGATCAAGGCTCGCATCGACATGCTGTCGACCGGCATCCGCACCCCGGTCGGGGTCAAGGTGATCGGCACCGATCTGGTCGAGATCGACAAGCTCGCCAAGCAAATCGAGCAAGTCCTGAAGGCTGTCCCCGGCACCTCGTCCGCCTACGCCGAGCGTGGCATCGGCGGCTATTATCTGGAGATCACGCCGGACCGCGAAGCGATGGCGCGCTACGGCATCATGGTCCAGGACGTCCAGGATACCATTGCAACGGCGCTTGGCGGACAGACGGTCACGACGACAGTCGAGGGACGCCAGCGCTTCTCCGTCAACATGCGCTACCCCCGGGATTTGCGCGACAATCCAAAGGCGATTGCAAGCGACGTGCTGGTGCCGATGCCGGCCGGCGGCGCCGTCCCGCTCGGCGAAGTCGCAAAGATTGCCCCCGCGCGCGGGCCGTCCTCGATCCGCACCGAGAACGGCCAGTTGGCGACCTACATCTATGTCGACATCCGCGACCGCGACCTCGGCGGCTATGTCGCCGAGGCGCAGCGCGCCGTGCAAGCCAGCATCCAGTTTCCACCCGGCTACTATGTGATGTGGAGCGGCCAGTACGAATATCTCGAACGCGCCACCGCACGGCTCAAAATCGTCGTTCCCGCGACGCTGCTCATCATCTTCCTGCTGTTGTATCTCAACTTCAGGTCCGTCACCGAGACGATGATCGTGATGCTGTCGCTGCCGTTCGCGCTAGTCGGCGGGTTCTGGCTGATGTGGTGGCTCGGCTTCAACCTTTCGGTGGCGGTCGCGGTCGGCTTCATCGCACTGGCCGGTGTCGCCGCCGAGACCGGTGTGGTGATGCTGATCTATCTCAACCAGGCATTGGCTGAGATCAAGGGCCGGCGCGAAGCCGAGGGCCGCGCCCTAACGCGTAGCGACCTCTACGATGCCATCATGGAGGGCGCGGTCGAGCGCGTGCGGCCGAAGATGATGACGGTGGTGGCCATCATGGCCGGGCTGCTCCCGATCATGTGGAGCAGCGGCACCGGCTCGGAGATCATGCAGCGCATCGCCGTGCCGATGATTGGCGGCATGATCTCCTCCACCTTGCTGACGCTGATCGTGATCCCGGCGATCTTCGGCCTGGTGAAGGGATTTGGGCTGAAAGATATGGAAGATTCTGCCGGGGCGCCGCCGTCGATCGCTTCCCCTGTCGGACCGCGAAAAGTTCCCGAGTCTGCCGACTGTAACCAAATCCGCCGGACCGTCGAACTAACGAGATAG
- a CDS encoding metalloregulator ArsR/SmtB family transcription factor: protein MPNAHDVLFRTLADPSRRAIFERLCREGEQTVGALTARAGISQPAVSKHLGVLKQAGLVRDRHQGRQTHYSAQLGALAPLIDWTSEMAGFWQRKFDDLEDLLKRMDQ from the coding sequence ATGCCGAACGCCCACGACGTGCTCTTCAGAACACTCGCCGATCCTTCCCGTCGGGCGATCTTCGAGCGGCTGTGCCGCGAAGGAGAGCAGACGGTGGGAGCCCTGACGGCGCGGGCCGGGATCTCGCAACCGGCCGTCTCAAAACATCTCGGCGTTCTCAAACAGGCCGGGCTGGTGCGCGACCGCCATCAAGGTCGGCAGACGCACTATAGCGCGCAGCTCGGCGCCCTGGCCCCGCTGATCGACTGGACGAGCGAGATGGCGGGGTTCTGGCAGCGGAAATTCGACGATCTCGAAGATCTACTCAAACGGATGGACCAATGA
- a CDS encoding SRPBCC domain-containing protein: protein MTNTATETRSVVVEREMPHPPEKLWRALTQPHLMEEWLMKNDFKPVVGHHFNLRGEWGGVLDCEVLAIEPDKALSYTWNFKHEDAAFSLQSVVTFTLTPTRTGTLLRMEQTGFRPDQKQAYGGAHAGWQQFFAKLEELVARAD from the coding sequence ATGACCAACACCGCGACCGAAACCCGCTCCGTCGTCGTCGAGCGCGAAATGCCGCATCCCCCGGAAAAGCTCTGGCGCGCGCTCACGCAACCGCACCTGATGGAGGAATGGCTGATGAAGAACGACTTCAAGCCAGTCGTGGGTCATCATTTCAATCTTCGCGGCGAATGGGGCGGCGTGCTGGACTGCGAGGTCCTCGCGATCGAGCCGGACAAGGCGCTGTCCTACACCTGGAATTTCAAGCACGAGGATGCGGCCTTCAGTCTGCAGAGCGTGGTGACCTTTACGCTCACGCCAACGCGCACCGGGACCCTGCTGCGCATGGAGCAGACCGGCTTCCGGCCGGATCAGAAGCAGGCCTACGGCGGCGCCCACGCCGGATGGCAGCAATTCTTCGCGAAGCTGGAAGAGCTCGTGGCGCGGGCGGACTGA
- a CDS encoding sigma-70 family RNA polymerase sigma factor, whose amino-acid sequence MTTLEIELKALMLASLDGNAASHRSLLDRLSRRLRAYYKTKLVAVGRGIAEAEDLVQEAILAIHLKRHTYDPREPLTPWVHAIARYKLIDFLRRNRASLAEMPIDAADEVMAHDDNADAESTHDIRRLMQRLPEGMQCAIGAVKLDGLSVAEAAKRCGLSESGVKVNIHRGLKALAASIARETRT is encoded by the coding sequence ATGACGACCCTGGAAATCGAACTCAAGGCCCTCATGCTTGCGAGCCTGGACGGTAACGCGGCGTCGCACCGCTCGCTGCTCGACCGGTTGAGCCGTCGCCTGCGTGCCTATTACAAGACCAAACTCGTCGCAGTCGGCAGGGGAATAGCGGAGGCGGAAGATTTGGTGCAGGAAGCCATATTGGCGATACACCTCAAGCGGCATACCTATGATCCGCGGGAGCCACTCACGCCTTGGGTGCACGCCATCGCGCGCTACAAACTGATCGATTTTCTGCGCCGCAATCGCGCGTCGCTCGCCGAGATGCCGATCGACGCGGCCGATGAGGTCATGGCACATGATGACAATGCCGACGCCGAAAGCACGCATGATATCCGGCGGCTTATGCAGCGGCTGCCGGAAGGCATGCAATGTGCGATCGGGGCCGTAAAACTTGACGGGCTGAGCGTGGCCGAAGCCGCGAAACGATGCGGTCTCTCGGAGTCGGGCGTAAAGGTAAATATTCATCGCGGGCTCAAAGCGCTCGCTGCGTCGATTGCCCGGGAAACGCGAACATGA
- a CDS encoding four-helix bundle copper-binding protein, which produces MHAREMIGTHPAVQGQINDALIRCIEECYSCAQTCTSCADACLSERMVQELTQCIRLDMDCADICNITGRIMTRRTGSDDEVMRRMLSVCAAACRLCAEECQKHAAVHEHCRICAESCRRCMEACQEVARGMAH; this is translated from the coding sequence ATGCACGCCCGCGAAATGATCGGCACCCACCCGGCCGTCCAGGGCCAGATCAACGACGCCCTGATCCGCTGCATCGAGGAATGTTATTCCTGCGCCCAGACCTGCACCTCCTGTGCCGACGCCTGCCTGTCGGAGCGCATGGTGCAGGAGCTGACCCAGTGTATCCGCCTGGATATGGATTGCGCCGACATCTGCAACATCACCGGCCGCATCATGACCCGCCGGACCGGTTCCGATGACGAAGTGATGCGCCGCATGCTCAGCGTCTGCGCCGCCGCCTGCCGGCTTTGCGCGGAGGAGTGCCAGAAGCACGCCGCCGTGCATGAACATTGCCGGATCTGCGCGGAAAGCTGCCGCCGCTGCATGGAGGCCTGCCAGGAAGTGGCACGTGGCATGGCGCACTAG